Proteins from one Phocoena phocoena chromosome 7, mPhoPho1.1, whole genome shotgun sequence genomic window:
- the LOC136125672 gene encoding intraflagellar transport protein 70B-like: MAGLGGVQIPDGEFTAVVYRLIRDARYAEAVQLLGGELQRSPRSRAGLSLLGYCYYRLQEFALAAECYEQLGQLHPELEQYRLYQAQALYKACLYPEATRVAFLLLDNPAYHHGVLRLQAAIKYSEGDLPGARSLVERLLSEEGEEDSGGENELDGQVNLGCLLYKEGHYEAACSKFSAALQASGYRPDLSYNLALAYYSSRHYAPALKHIADIIERGIRQHPELGVGMTTEGIDVRSVGNTLVLHQTALVEAFNLKAAIEYQLRNSEAAQEALTDMPPRAEEELDPVTLHNQALMNMDARPTEGFEKLQFLLQQNPFPPETFGNLLLLYCKYEYFDLAADVLAENAHLTYKFLTPYLYDFLDAMITCQTAPEEAFIKLDGLAGKLTEQLRKLTIQVQEARHNRDDEAVKKAVNEYDDTLEKYIPVLMAQAKIYWNLENYPMVEKIFRKSVEFCNDHDVWKLNVAHVLFMQENKYIEAIGFYEPIVKKHYDNILNVSAIVLANLCVSYIMTSQNEEAEELMRKIEKEEEQLSYEDPDKKIYHLCIVNLVIGTLYCAKGNYDFGISRVIKSLEPYNKKLGTDTWYYAKRCFLSLLENMSKHMIVLRDSVIQECVQFLEHCELYGRNIPAVIDQPLEEERMHIGKNTVTYESRQLKALIYEIIGWNM, encoded by the coding sequence ATGGCAGGGCTGGGCGGTGTGCAGATCCCCGACGGGGAGTTCACCGCGGTCGTGTACCGGCTCATCCGGGATGCCCGCTACGCCGAGGCCGTGCAGCTGCTGGGCGGAGAGCTCCAGCGGAGCCCGAGGAGCCGCGCCGGCCTGTCGCTGCTGGGCTACTGCTACTACCGCCTGCAGGAGTTCGCTCTGGCCGCCGAGTGCTATGAGCAGCTGGGCCAGCTGCACCCGGAGCTGGAGCAGTACCGCCTGTACCAGGCCCAGGCTCTGTACAAGGCCTGCCTTTACCCAGAGGCCACCCGCGTCGCCTTCCTCCTCCTGGACAACCCCGCCTACCACCACGGGGTCCTCCGTCTCCAAGCCGCGATCAAGTACAGCGAGGGCGATCTGCCCGGGGCCAGGAGCCTGGTGGAGCGGCTACTgagtgaggaaggagaagaagacagCGGGGGCGAGAACGAGCTCGATGGCCAGGTCAACCTGGGCTGTTTGCTCTACAAGGAGGGACATTATGAAGCCGCGTGTTCCAAGTTCTCTGCTGCCTTGCAGGCTTCGGGCTACCGGCCTGACCTTTCCTACAACCTGGCTTTGGCCTATTACAGCAGCCGGCACTACGCCCCGGCGCTGAAGCATATCGCCGACATTATTGAGCGTGGCATCCGCcagcacccagagctgggtgtggGCATGACCACCGAGGGCATTGATGTTCGAAGTGTTGGCAACACCTTAGTCCTTCACCAGACCGCTCTGGTGGAAGCCTTCAACCTCAAGGCCGCCATAGAATACCAACTGAGAAACTCTGAGGCGGCCCAGGAAGCCCTCACAGATATGCCTCCGAGGGCAGAGGAAGAGTTAGACCCTGTGACCCTGCACAACCAGGCGCTAATGAACATGGATGCCAGGCCTACAGAAGGGTTTGAGAAGCTACAGTTTTTGCTCCAACAGAATCCCTTTCCCCCAGAGACCTTTGGCAACCTGTTGCTGCTCTACTGTAAATATGAGTATTTTGACCTGGCAGCAGATGTCCTGGCAGAGAATGCCCATTTGACTTACAAGTTCCTCACACCCTATCTCTATGACTTCTTGGATGCCATGATCACTTGCCAGACAGCTCCTGAAGAGGCTTTCATTAAGCTTGATGGGCTAGCAGGGAAGCTGACTGAACAGCTCCGGAAACTCACCATACAAGTGCAGGAAGCAAGACACAACAGAGATGATGAAGCTGTCAAAAAGGCAGTGAATGAATATGATGACACCCTTGAGAAGTATATTCCCGTGCTGATGGCCCAGGCCAAAATCTACTGGAACCTTGAAAATTATCCAATGGTGGAAAAGATCTTCCGCAAATCTGTGGAATTCTGTAATGATCATGATGTGTGGAAGCTGAATGTGGCTCATGTTCTGTTCATGCAGGAAAACAAATACATAGAAGCCATAGGTTTTTATGAGCCCATAGTCAAGAAGCATTATGACAACATCCTGAATGTCAGTGCTATTGTGCTGGCTAACCTGTGTGTTTCATATATTATGACAAGTCAAAACGAAGAAGCCGAGGAGTTGATGAGGAAGATTGAAAAGGAGGAAGAGCAGCTCTCCTATGAGGACCCAGATAAGAAAATCTACCATCTCTGCATTGTGAATTTGGTGATAGGGACGCTCTATTGTGCCAAAGGAAATTATGACTTCGGTATTTCTCGGGTTATCAAAAGCTTGGAACCTTATAATAAAAAACTGGGAACTGATACCTGGTATTACGCCAAAAGATGCTTCCTGTCATTACTAGAAAACATGTCAAAACACATGATTGTGCTTCGTGACAGTGTTATTCAAGAATGTGTCCAGTTTCTAGAACACTGTGAACTTTATGGCAGGAACATACCTGCTGTTATTGACCAACccctggaagaagaaagaatgcaTATTGGAAAGAATACAGTCACTTATGAATCCAGACAACTAAAAGCTTTGATTTATGAGATTATAGGATGGAATATGTAG